Part of the Sulfobacillus acidophilus DSM 10332 genome, TGTTGGGTCTCAAACAAGGAGGAGGTCACGTTGGGTCCATTCACTTCGTCATCGATAATCATAAAATGCGTGTGCGGAAATTCATGAGACACCTGCTGTACCGCTTGTGCCATTAAAAAGCCGACGGCAATCACCAAATTATAGCCTTGTTTGGCGTAGTTGGTCAAAAACGGCACGTAATCCGATTCGGTTTGCGATTGCACAACCGACACCGTCACGCCTAACTGGTTTTTCGCCTGCAACAAACCTTCATACGCTAAATGGTTAAAACCATGGTCATTAAGACCCCCGGTGTCGGTAACCAGCCCGACTTTATATTGGGCTGCCTTTGATCCCGACGTGCTGGACGCCCCGGTACTCGACGATGTTGATCCACAACCGGCCAGTAATCCGCCGCCCACCAACAGGGTTGCCGCTAATGCTAATGCACGGGCTTTCATCCCATTGCCTCCCTATTTCGAATAATCCCCCACCAACATCGGTGCCGATGCGGTGCAATTGATTGACATCTGATGTCTTATCAGCTGAATTGTAAAGGACAACCCCTGAGCGGTGCAATGGTTGCAAAATAATTTGGTCGAAATAGGGGATCAATGCTACAAATGTTGGCATGAACCGCAGGCTATCGCGGGAGGCGAGCAAAAAAGAGACGCGGCCCGGTCGGCACCATCGTGCCGGGAGCCGGTTCCAACGTCACGCCCACCGCATTGACCGGTCGTCGAGGCCCGGGAATCCAAAAAGAAACCCCATGGGAACGAGTAGGCCGAAACACGCTCGCCCGTAGATGACGATGCCCGATAATCCACCAGGCTTCATATACCGTACGAGGACGCGGGGGAGAAACCTGCGCCTGCACCCAGGTCCATCCGGCGGATGAGATCACGAGGGACACGGATCCTACGCGCGGGACATCGGGTACCATCTCCACCCGTGTCCCCGTCATATAAGCCCACAAGGCGACCGGACCGGAAGGAGCCTCTGCCCATATCAAATGCGGCCAAATATAAAAGAATGCCGCTGCCGCTAAAGTCGCCAGGTAAACCAGCCCACGGCGTCTCCGAGGCAGGGTATTACGGACAACGGGCCTGGGGTCCACACGGGAAAAATCCCACGCCGGTGCCGTTTTTGCGGACACAACCGCCATCGGCGGCATCAACGACGTCAGGTAGGCTTGCCGCGATTGGCAAACCGGGCAATTGGCCCAATGACGATACAGTCGATCTCTTTCATCCCGGTGCCCGGAAGCCAACGCCAAAAGATCCACATCATCTAAATGCCGTGTCATGAGACACCTCCCGGACCGACGCGGGTGGTTTGTCGACGCAACTTATGAATCGCCCGCGATGCGAGGCTCTTAACCGTTCCTACGGGAACCCCCCACAATGCCGCGATTTCTTTTTGCGTAAAGCCGTAATAATAGGCTAACTGTAGTACCCGGCGTTCCCGGTCCGACAATTGGCCTAGGGCATCTTGAAGCCAATCATGATCCTCTTCCCCGTCATCGTCTACGACAGGCGAATCAAACTCCTCCCAGGAGATTGTGGCCGGGCGCCGTTGACGCCAATAGTCCATCGCCTTACGGCGAGCAACTTGCCACAGCCAACCGGAAGCGGACCCCCGCCGGGGATCGAATCGTGACGCCCCCCGCCAGACGTCCAATAAAATATGCTGAACCACATCGGCCACATCATGCGCCGGAACCCCGGTCGCCCGGATTAATTGGGCCCAACGCGGGCCCCATCGGACATACAACTCTTCCATCAAATCCGGATGGTGAGCCAATCGGCTTAACAATTCGTCATCGTTAGGTACCATGAACCCCCGCTGCAAAGAGGCCGTCTCAAGGCCCCTTTTCGTTACCCGGTATTCCGCAGGCCCAATGCAATTCCTTCCATGGTCTGCGACAAAATCGGCAACAACTTCGGATCCTCTGTCGCCCGGTAGGTCTTCAGCAATTCGATTTGCAAATAGTTTAACGCATCCACTTGCGGATTACGCCAGGTCACCGCGGTTTTTAGGCGCGGTTGACCAGACAAAGGCGGCCCCCCGGAGATCGCCTGCAGAGCATTGGTCAGACGTCGCCGTTCTTCTTGGATCAGCGGCCAAAACCGGTCTTTGAGCTCGGGCGTGGCCAACGATTGATAGGCCTCGGCCACCATGTCATCCGACTTGACGAGTGCCAACTCCAAATTATGCAGCATGGTGTTCAAAAACGGCCACTGTCGGCGAAGCATTTGAATGCGCGATAACCCCTCCGGTTGACTTAGGGCTTGGTCGAGGGCCGTCCCGGCCCCATACCAGGCAGGTATCCCCATCCGATTTTGGGTCCATGCGAAGACCCAGGGAATGGCACGCAGGTCATCCCAGCAAAATTGTTCCCGCCAAGACGGCCGAGAGCCCCAATTTAAGGCCGACATTTCCCGAATGGGCGTAACCGCCAAGAAGTATTCCCAAAATCCCGGGGCATGGACTAATTCGCGATAGGTTTTAACCGCCAGGTCACCTAAATGGTCCATCCAGCCGACGGTGTCCGCATCCGGTTCCCATCCCGGATCCGCCGCATGCTGAACATGAGCCACCGTCATCAGTTCCAAGCTTCGCCAGGCTAACGAGGGTAACAAGAATTTTTGGGACAACACCTCACCTTGCTGCGTCATCCGAAGCGGGCTTAATCGCGTCTTCGGGGGTTGCCCTAAAATGGCGTACGACGTGGGACCGCCCCCGCGTCCCAAGGCCCCGCCCCGGCCATGGAAAAATCCTAACGTGACGCCATGTTGCTCCGCCCAGAGCATCAATTGGTTTTGAGCCTGATAAATTTTCCAACTGGCCGTAAATGTTCCGGCATCCTTCGTGCTGTCCGAATAGCCGAGCATCACCTCTTGATAGAATTGCCGACTCTGCAGATGCTGGCGCCAGACAGGCTCCTGAAAAGCCTGATCTAAAATCACCACCGCATTTTCCAGGTCATCCAGAGTTTCCACCAAGGGGATGATGTCGAGACTCAACTCCGGATCTACGGCTCGACCGAGCGCTAAAACGGCTAATAAATCACTGGCGTGATGAGCCATACTGACCAAGTAACGAGACACCGCACGCGGGCCGTATTGACGGCGCGCTTGAGAAATGACCTGAAATGTCTCTTTCAGCTCGGCGGTAACGGACGACGAAGGAATCCACGCCGGTGGATGCTCAATCAATTGCGCTAACACCTTCATCTTGTCGCGCTCGGATAATGTCCGATATTCCTCACCGGCCAGATCGACCACGCCTTCAATGTGCACGCGGCTATGCTGGCGAATATCCAAACTGGCCAAGTGAAATCCGAAGATATCGATCTGACGCAAAAGGCGCTTTAGTTCATAGGGCCAACGGTCGGGATCGGCATCCCAAAAACGACCTAACTGCTCCACATCCTGCCGAAATTGATGCGCTTGCCGATATCCGCGAGGATCGTGGTTCAGCGTTGCCGCCAGCCGCTCGCGCATCAGGCCGACCATCTGCCGCAGAGGCTCCATCGGGTACCGCCGCGCCAAGACATCCGCCACGTCAGGAAACTCTTCGGCCAAAAGCGCAATCCACCGCCGGCATTGTTCGCTCTTCTCCAGATACCGATCGCTTGCCGTTAAGGTCCGCTCCAAATCATCCAACAGCGGCTGATAAAGTCGCAAAATCGTCTCTTGATGCCGCCGAAGCGTGTGCTCGGTCACCTGAGCGGTCACCTGGGGATGCCCGTCGCGGTCGCCCCCAATCCAGGAGTCCACCGCCCAGTCAATCCGCCCCAACCGATGCCGAGCCAAGACCTGATCGAGTTCCAGCAAGAGATCCGGTAACATGGAAAATAAACTGTGTTCTAAATAAAAAATGCCAAGCTCCACTTCGTCAAGCACCGTCGGGCGATCCTGACGCCGACTGGGGGTTCGCCAAAGCGCCCGAATCTCTTCCCGCAACCGGAAGATTTGCGTGTCATGTTGAGCATGGGCTACCGAGACACCCGATGCGGGATCCAAGAGCTGGCCTAATTTGCGAATGTGCTGCAAGATCGTCCGTCGCGTACTTTCCGTCGGATGAAACGTAAGCACCATACGACCTACAAGGGGGCGGCCAAACGGCTCGGCCTGCCGCTGATCCAAGAGCTTGGCCAATTGATTCAACGATCCACGGGGTGGCTCACTGCCATCTTTCCGGCGCATTTCGACGACTTTAGCCCGCGCCAAATCCTCGGCCAGGTTTTGCAATCGAAGCCGCTCCGTAAAATACCGAGCCAATGCTTCCGCTTCCCGTACATCCGGCTTGGGCTGGAACCCGCCGGATTCCCGATGCTGCAGCACCTCATCGAAATATCCGTGCGCGTCATCCACCAAGTGAGGATTATCTTCTCCCCGAACCACATCATCCAATAGCGACCACAGCAAGTTCACCATTGGCCGCCATAAATCAACATGCCCAGTGGACGAAATAGTCCCCGTTCGATTTGCCAATGGTTGCGCCTGCAACTTTCCGCAGGCTCCCTCCTTCCGCTGTCGCCAAAATATTATGTTTAAGCATACCGTTCCCCAGACGGATTGGGTAGTAGGTTTTCCCCGAAATTACCGTTGACCTTGTGTATTTTTACATTTCACCCGTCAATTTTTACAATTCACCTGCCAAAACCGACGATTGGCGGATAATTTAGTGAACGTGTTCACATGCACATATAACATATCAGCAAGGCTGCGATCCCCATTCCCCAAGGTAAAACGGTTCTAATTTTCAGAATACCTTGTAAGGTGATCCGCTGCACCCAACGCGCCCATTTACTTGCGTAGCACTCGGACAGCATCAGGCATACGGAAAGTCCAGAATAATTCGAGACATGACCGGCCGAGAGCACCAAAAGACAATTTTTGTGCTCGGCAGCGGCGGTGGGTGATGATTTTTTTAAATTGACGGAAGGGAGAGAGAACCGTGGGTTTTGCGTCCTTTCGCACTATTGTGCGCGATGCCTTCGAACATGGATATGCCGTCGGGCATATCAACATTAATAACCTGGAATTTGTCCAAGCGATCGTGGACGCCGCCGAGGCGGAGGAAGCCCCTGTAATTTTAGGGGTCAGCGAAGGCGCGATCAAATATATGGGGCTCGACTATACCGTTGCTCTGGCACGTACGGCGGCGGAGCGGGCTAAAGTCCCTGTCATGCTTCATCTCGACCACGGTTCCAGCTTTGAATGGGTTGTCCGGGCAGTCCGCGCCGGATTTTCTTCCGTCATGATTGATGGGTCTCATTTGCCGCTGGAAGAAAACATTCGGCTGACCCAACGAGTCGTAGAGCTGTGTCATCCCCTCGGGATTGATGTGGAGGGCGAATTAGGCCGTATTGGCGGAACCGATGATGACCTCACGGTGGATGAACGGCTCGCCACGTTGGCACGACCGGAAGATGCCGAAAAATTCGTCTCGAGTACCGGCGTCGACGCGCTGGCCGCCGCCATTGGGTCCGCCCATGGACGATACAAAGGGCGTCCCCAACTCGACTTCGATCGTCTCGTCGCGATCCGCCGAGCCACCAACACCCCATTGGTACTCCACGGGGGATCGGGAATTCCCGATGAAGACGTGGTCCGGGCGATTTCGTTGGGAATTGCGAAAGTCAATATTAATACCGAAAACCAAGAGGCCTTCACCGCCACCGTTCGAGCCCTCTTGCAAAAGAACCCGGATGTCTATGATCCGCGGAAATATCTGGCGCCTGCTCGGGATGCGATTAAGGAAACCGTACGGGCCAAGCTACGGCTTTTGGGTTCCTCGCATCGTGTCCTAACATCGGTTTAACAAACATGAGTGAGGTGAAGGAGGTGAATACGATGAATCCGTCCCGCCGGGTTGTCATGGTAGGGATTTGCGGCGACAGTGGTGCGGGTAAATCCACGTATGCCCACGCTTTGCGTGAGCTTTTGGATCCCGAGCGAGTCACCGTCATCACCTTAGACGACTATCATTCGCTCAACCGACACGAACGGAACGCTATCGGCATCACTGCGCTCCATCCTTGGAAAGCGAATAACCTCGGCCTTCTAACCGAACATGTGTGGGCTCTTCGGCGTGGTCAGTCCATTGTCAAACCGACCTATGATCATGCGACGGGAGAGTTTGGGGCCCCCGAAGAGATCGTCCCTCGCGACATTGTGATTTTGGAGGGACTCCACACGTTTTATCTCGAGCGGCTTCGGGAAGCCTTAGACCTGAAAATCTACTTCGACACCGACATTCAGTTGCGGGTGCAGTGGAAAATTGCGCGCGACTCCAGCCAACGGGGTTATACCCCGGAGGAAGTGATGGCGGAGATCGAGCGGCGGCGGCCCGATGTAGAACGCTACATTGAACCCCAAAAGGCCCTCGCCGATATTGTGATTCACTACCTGCCGGACAACGAAACGCCTCCCCATCCGGATTATCCGGATCCTGTACGAGTCCGTTTTGCCGAACGGTTACGCGGATCCAAACGGCGCCTGGTAAAATGGTTGGCTTTGGCCGGCCAATTGGGACTGATCCAAACCGACCACTTCCATGACCATATCATCGGGGAAGAAATGGAAATCGCCTCGGTATCGGGTATCACCGACAGTAAAACCCTAAACTCCCTGATCGAAATGGTCAGTGAACGGCAACTCGTCACCGAAAGGGTGCGCCAACAACTCGAAGCGCGCCACCACGATCCGGTGATTGTCTCCCGCATCTTGGTTGCCAGCATGATTGCTCATCTCGGTCATCAAAGTCGCCAAGACGTCTCGGCAGAATTGCGGTAACCGGCTAACGGAACAAGGGATTTTTACTCCCGAGAGGAGGGGGCTTCATGTCGCATACCCCATTACCGGTTCTGATCGCCCCGTCTATTCTCAGCGCAGATTTCGGCCATTTGGCCGACGACGTGCGGGATGTGGTTAATCGGGGAGCCGATTGGATTCACGTGGATGTCATGGACGGGCGCTTTGTGCCCAACATTACCATGGGTCCGGTGGTTGTCGAAGGGATTCGCCCGGTGACCGACCGCCCGTTGGATGTTCATCTGATGATTGTCGAGCCGGAGCGTTACTTGGAGGACTTTGCCCGTGCCGGCGCCGAGCGCATCAGCGTCCACGCGGAAGCCACGCCCCATCTGCACCGGGCCCTAGAAATGATTCACGGCCTGGGCAAATTGGCTGGCGTCGCATTAAACCCGTCGACCCCGGTCAGCGCCATTTATCATGTGGCGGAAAATCTGGACCTGGTTCTGCTGATGACCGTCAACCCCGGATTTGGGGGGCAATCCTTCATACGCCCAATGCTGACGAAAATCCGGGAGACGCGGGATTGGCTCGACCGGCAGGGCCTCACACACGTTCCGATTGAAGTCGACGGCGGGATTAACCCGGAAACGGCCAAGTGGGCCATCGAAAGTGGCGCCACGGTGATGGTGGCAGGATCCGCGATCTTCCGCGCCCCGGATCGGACCCTTATGATTCAACAAATTCGGCAGGCGGCTTCGCATCCGTCTGTACCCATCAGCCGATAACCCGAAAGGAGATTTGATTTCATGACGACCGAAGAAAATAAAAACCGTTGGGCCGCTGGTGTCACGCCTTACTCCAAAATGGGGTACTGGCAGCCTGATTATCAACCCAAAGACACCGATATCCTCTGTGCATTCCGATTTGTCCCGCAAGAAGGGGTGGACCCGGAAGAAGCGGCGGCAGCCGTTGCCGGAGAATCCTCAACAGCTACCTGGACGGTTGTGTGGACTGACCGACTGACGGCTCACGAGCATTACCAAGCGAAAGCGTATCGCGTGGTTCCGGTTCCCGGCACCGATCAATATATCGCCTATATCGCGTACGACCTGGACCTTTTCGAAGAAGGATCAATCGCTAACTTGACGGCCTCCATCATTGGAAACGTCTTCGGGTTCAAAGCGTTGAAGAGCCTCCGGCTGGAAGACATGCGAATTCCTCCGCACTATGTCAAGACCTTCCAAGGACCGGCTCACGGGATCGTCATGGAGCGGGAGTACTTGAACAAATACGGACGGCCCTTATTGGGCGCGACGGTCAAGCCCAAATTGGGGTTATCCGCCCGTAACTACGCACGGGTCGTCTATGAAGCCTTGCGCGGCGGATTAGACTTCACCAAAGACGACGAAAACATTAACTCCCAGCCGTTTATGCGCTGGCGCGACCGGTATCTGTTCGTGATGGAAGCGGTCAACAAAGCGACGGCGGACACCGGCGAAATCAAAGGCCACTACTTGAATGTCACCGCCGCCACCATGGAGGACATTTATGAACGGGCCGATTTCGCCAAGCAAATCGGTAGCCCGATTATCATGATTGACCTCATTGTGGGTTACACGGCAATTCAATCGATTGCCAAATGGGCCCGTAAAAACGGAGTACTTCTCCACTTACACCGGGCCGGGCACTCGACCTACACGCGGCAAAAAACGCATGGCGTATCCTTCCGGGTCATCGCCAAATGGATGCGGTTGGCGGGCGTTGACCACATTCATGCCGGAACCGTCTTGGGTAAACTCGAAGGCGACCCGCGAACCACTGCAGGCTACTACCAGACGCTGCGTGGGATGAAATATGATGCCGATCCCACCATAGGCCTTTACTTCGAGCAAGATTGGGCCTCGTTACCTGGGGTCATGCCGGTGGCCAGCGGCGGTATTCATGCCGGGCAAATGCATCAACTCATTGACTTATTGGGCGAAGACGTGGTGCTCCAATTCGGAGGCGGTACATTCGGTCACCCGCACGGCATCGCAGCCGGCGCCGCCGCCAACCGGATTGCCTGTGAAGCCATCATCCAAGCCCGTAACGAAGGCCGCGATTACGTGAATGAAGGGCCGGAAATTTTGGCCGAAGCCGCCAAGTGGTCACCTGCGTTGCGGGCGGCGTTAGACACGTGGAAAGATGTCACCTTCAACTTTGAATCGACCGACACCCCCGACGTGTTGCCCACCCCGAGCTTTTAGTCCACACCGCCAAATTAAAGGAGTGTAGAGTATGCCATTTCATTTAACCCAAGGGACGTTTTCCTTCCTCCCGCCTCTCAACGACGATCAGATTCGCGCCCAAATCCAATATGCCATCAACAACGGCTGGGCGATCAACATCGAATTTACCGATGATCCGCATCCTCGCAACTTTCTATGGGACATGTGGGGCTTGCCGATGTTTGACCTGCAAGACCCGGCCGCGGTCATGTACGAGTTAAACCAGTGCAAAGAGGCGTATCCGCATCATTACATCCGGATTAACGCCTATGACAGCAGCCTAGGCCGTCAAACCACCGCCTTGTCCTTTATTGTCAATCGCCCGCCGTCCGACCCGGGCATGAACGTCATCCGGCAAGAAGGTCCCGATCGGCAGATTCGGTACACCATTCACAGCTACGCCACCGACAACCCGCCGGGAAGCCGCCTTTAAGCGGCCCCCCGGCCCCTCTGGTAAAGGAGATGACCGACGATGAGCACCTACGACGCGACGACGGATGTCCAGCCTACTTGGGTTGATTTCGAACAAGTGCTGAAAGAATCCCAGGTGCTAGAAGTCTTGGAACGGTTAGACCAAGACTTGGTCGGCTTAATCCCGGTGAAAACGCGAATTCGCGAAATCGCGGCCTTGCTGTTGGTCGACCGGATGCGACGGACTATGGAACTCAATTCCAGCCCACCGTCGCTCCATATGTCCTTTACCGGCAACCCCGGCACCGGCAAGACAACGGTGGCCATGCGCATGGCGGAAGTCCTCCATCGTTTGGGTTATGTCCGAAAAGGCCATTTGGTCGCGGTGACCCGCGACGACCTGGTTGGCCAGTACATTGGCCACACGGCCCCCAAAACCAAAGAGGTTTTAAAGCGAGCGATGGGCGGCGTATTGTTCATCGACGAAGCCTATTATCTCTATCGGCAAGAAAACGAACGGGATTACGGCCAGGAGACCATCGAAATTCTCTTGCAAGTGATGGAAAACCAACGAGACGACTTGGTCGTCATTCTGGCCGGCTATAAAGACCGGATGGAAACCTTTTTCAAGTCCAACCCCGGGATGAGTTCCCGGATTGCCCACCACATCGACTTTCCGGATTACACGCCGGAAGAATTGTGGGCCATTGCGCAGTTGATGGCCGCTCAAATGCAATACCGGTTTAGCGACGAGGGCGGTGCGGCTATGCAGGAATACATTCGGCGTCGCCTCACCATGCCACACTTTGCAAACGCCCGGAGTATTCGAAACGCCATTGATCGGGCACGCCTACGTCATGCAAACCGTCTATTTGCCAAAGGGGGGCGGGTCAGCAAAGAAGCCCTCATGACGTTGGAAGCGGAAGACATCCTCCAAAGCCGCGTCTTTGTCGAAAACGAACCGGATGCCGGTTGACCTGTGCGGGGCTCGTGCCCCGCACTCTTTTTTATCACAATATTCTTTGTCTTTTGATGATTACGAGGAGGGTTTCGTGTGATTCGTGTAGGCATTAACGGATTCGGAAGTATCGGTCGCCGGTTTCTTCGCATCGCGCTCACCCGTGATGATATGGAAATCGTGGCCATCAATGATTTGACCGACGCAAAAACATTAGCCCATCTATTGAAGTACGATAGCAATTATGGGCCCTTGCCGGTTGAGGTGAGTGCCGGTCCGGAATCGACGATTCGCGTCGGCTCCCGCACCATTCAAGTCCTTTCGGAGCGGAATCCGGGCAACATTCCCTGGAAAAATTTTGGGGTTGATCTGGTCATCGAATCCACCGGGCTCTTTACCAAAGCCGAAAAAGCCCGTGCTCACATTGACGAAGGTGGGGCTCGTCGTGTGATCATTTCGGCCCCGGCCGACGGCGAAGATGCCACTTTAGTCATTGGCGTCAATCATCATGAATATGACCCGGGTCATCACTATGTGATTTCGAACGCCTCTTGCACCACCAACTGTCTTGCGCCGGTCGCTAAAGTCCTGCATGACCAATTTCACATTGAAGCCGGGTTAATGACCACGGTCCATTCGTATACGAACGACCAGCGACTCTTGGATTTGCCGCATAGCGATTTGCGGCGAGCCCGAGCCGCCGGTCAAAACATCATCCCCAGCAGCACCGGCGCAGCCCGCGCGCTACACAAAGTCATCCCGGCGCTCAAAGGCCGCATGAACGGCATGGCGTTAAGGGTCCCGACGTCCGTCGTCTCCATCGTCGACCTGACCGTGACGACCGCTAAGCCGGTCTCGGTGGACGCCGTCAATCAGGCTCTGGCGGAAGCGGCAAACGGCTCTTTGAAAGGCGTTCTGCAGGTTACCGATGAACCTCTGGTATCCAGTGATTTCCGGGGCAATCCCCACTCCAGTATTGTGGACGCTCGCGAAACCATGCAAATTGGCGACAACATGGTGAAAGTGCTCGCGTGGTACGACAACGAATGGGGCTATGCCAATCGACTCGTCGAGCTCGCGGCCTATGTAGGACAGCAAGAAGGATAAATCCGGAATTTATCAGGGAGGCTTTCATGATGGCAATCAACAATCCGTCTGCCGAACTCGACCAACGTATGATTAATACGCTGCGCACGCTGGCCATCGATGCGGTGGAACAAGCCAATTCGGGACATCCCGGAATGCCCATGGGAGCCGCCCCAATGGCGCATGTGTTGTGGACCCGGTTTCTTCGACATAACCCCAAAAATCCTCGCTGGGTCAATCGTGACCGCTTTATCCTGTCCGCCGGTCACGGTTCGATGTTGCTCTATGCCCTTTTATATCTCACGGGCTATGACATTAGCCTGGATGACTTAAAACGGTTTCGCCAATGGGGGTCGAAGGCCGCCGGCCATCCGGAATACGGCTGGACCCCGGGAGTGGAAACCACCACCGGCCCGTTAGGCCAGGGATTTGCCACCGGCGTGGGGATGGCCATTGCCGAACGCCATTTGGCTGCCCGCTATAACCAGCCGGGCTTTCCCCTCATTGATCACTATACGTACGCCATCGTCAGTGACGGCGACTTAATGGAAGGCATCGCCTCAGAAGCCGCGTCCTTGGCCGGCCATCTCAAACTGGGCAAACTGATTTATCTCTACGATAACAACCATATTTCCATTGAAGGCACTACCGACGTGGCGTTCACCGAAAATGTGGGAGCCCGCTTTAAAGCTTATGGCTGGCATGTACTCACGGTAGATGACGGGAACGACATTCAAGCCATCCACGAAGCGATCGTCAGTGCACGCTCGACCCCTGACCAGCCCAGCTTGATAATGGTCCGAACCCATATCGGCTATGGTAGTCCTAACAAACAAGACACCCCGGATGCGCATGGAGCCCCTCTCGGTAAAGAAGAAGCCCGTTTAGCCAAACAAGCTTATGGCTGGCCGGAAGATCAGCCGTTTTGGGTTCCCACGGAAGTACTGAGTCAATACCGTACCCAGGAATCTCTAGGACCGTTATGGGAGCGGCAATGGCAAACGCTATGGCGAGAGTATCAACAGAAGTTTCCGGAACTGGCCCGGTC contains:
- a CDS encoding Phosphoenolpyruvate carboxylase, type 1 (PFAM: Phosphoenolpyruvate carboxylase~COGs: COG2352 Phosphoenolpyruvate carboxylase~InterPro IPR001449~KEGG: aac:Aaci_2136 phosphoenolpyruvate carboxylase~PFAM: Phosphoenolpyruvate carboxylase~PRIAM: Phosphoenolpyruvate carboxylase~SPTR: Phosphoenolpyruvate carboxylase); its protein translation is MNLLWSLLDDVVRGEDNPHLVDDAHGYFDEVLQHRESGGFQPKPDVREAEALARYFTERLRLQNLAEDLARAKVVEMRRKDGSEPPRGSLNQLAKLLDQRQAEPFGRPLVGRMVLTFHPTESTRRTILQHIRKLGQLLDPASGVSVAHAQHDTQIFRLREEIRALWRTPSRRQDRPTVLDEVELGIFYLEHSLFSMLPDLLLELDQVLARHRLGRIDWAVDSWIGGDRDGHPQVTAQVTEHTLRRHQETILRLYQPLLDDLERTLTASDRYLEKSEQCRRWIALLAEEFPDVADVLARRYPMEPLRQMVGLMRERLAATLNHDPRGYRQAHQFRQDVEQLGRFWDADPDRWPYELKRLLRQIDIFGFHLASLDIRQHSRVHIEGVVDLAGEEYRTLSERDKMKVLAQLIEHPPAWIPSSSVTAELKETFQVISQARRQYGPRAVSRYLVSMAHHASDLLAVLALGRAVDPELSLDIIPLVETLDDLENAVVILDQAFQEPVWRQHLQSRQFYQEVMLGYSDSTKDAGTFTASWKIYQAQNQLMLWAEQHGVTLGFFHGRGGALGRGGGPTSYAILGQPPKTRLSPLRMTQQGEVLSQKFLLPSLAWRSLELMTVAHVQHAADPGWEPDADTVGWMDHLGDLAVKTYRELVHAPGFWEYFLAVTPIREMSALNWGSRPSWREQFCWDDLRAIPWVFAWTQNRMGIPAWYGAGTALDQALSQPEGLSRIQMLRRQWPFLNTMLHNLELALVKSDDMVAEAYQSLATPELKDRFWPLIQEERRRLTNALQAISGGPPLSGQPRLKTAVTWRNPQVDALNYLQIELLKTYRATEDPKLLPILSQTMEGIALGLRNTG
- a CDS encoding Phosphoribulokinase (PFAM: Phosphoribulokinase / Uridine kinase family~COGs: COG0572 Uridine kinase~InterPro IPR006083~KEGG: bts:Btus_2868 phosphoribulokinase/uridine kinase~PFAM: Phosphoribulokinase/uridine kinase~PRIAM: Phosphoribulokinase~SPTR: Phosphoribulokinase), which encodes MNPSRRVVMVGICGDSGAGKSTYAHALRELLDPERVTVITLDDYHSLNRHERNAIGITALHPWKANNLGLLTEHVWALRRGQSIVKPTYDHATGEFGAPEEIVPRDIVILEGLHTFYLERLREALDLKIYFDTDIQLRVQWKIARDSSQRGYTPEEVMAEIERRRPDVERYIEPQKALADIVIHYLPDNETPPHPDYPDPVRVRFAERLRGSKRRLVKWLALAGQLGLIQTDHFHDHIIGEEMEIASVSGITDSKTLNSLIEMVSERQLVTERVRQQLEARHHDPVIVSRILVASMIAHLGHQSRQDVSAELR
- a CDS encoding RNA polymerase, sigma-24 subunit, ECF subfamily (PFAM: Sigma-70, region 4; Sigma-70 region 2~TIGRFAM: RNA polymerase sigma factor, sigma-70 family~COGs: COG1595 DNA-directed RNA polymerase specialized sigma subunit sigma24 homolog~InterPro IPR007627:IPR014284:IPR007630~KEGG: dmr:Deima_2805 ECF subfamily RNA polymerase sigma-24 factor~PFAM: RNA polymerase sigma-70 region 4; RNA polymerase sigma-70 region 2~SPTR: Putative RNA polymerase sigma factor;~TIGRFAM: RNA polymerase sigma-70); the protein is MVPNDDELLSRLAHHPDLMEELYVRWGPRWAQLIRATGVPAHDVADVVQHILLDVWRGASRFDPRRGSASGWLWQVARRKAMDYWRQRRPATISWEEFDSPVVDDDGEEDHDWLQDALGQLSDRERRVLQLAYYYGFTQKEIAALWGVPVGTVKSLASRAIHKLRRQTTRVGPGGVS
- a CDS encoding fructose-bisphosphate aldolase (PFAM: Fructose-bisphosphate aldolase class-II~TIGRFAM: ketose-bisphosphate aldolases; fructose-1,6-bisphosphate aldolase, class II, various bacterial and amitochondriate protist~COGs: COG0191 Fructose/tagatose bisphosphate aldolase~InterPro IPR000771:IPR011289~KEGG: bts:Btus_3269 fructose-1,6-bisphosphate aldolase, class II~PFAM: Ketose-bisphosphate aldolase, class-II~PRIAM: Tagatose-bisphosphate aldolase~SPTR: Putative fructose-1,6-bisphosphate aldolase class II;~TIGRFAM: Fructose-1,6-bisphosphate aldolase, class II; Ketose-bisphosphate aldolase, class-II), with protein sequence MGFASFRTIVRDAFEHGYAVGHININNLEFVQAIVDAAEAEEAPVILGVSEGAIKYMGLDYTVALARTAAERAKVPVMLHLDHGSSFEWVVRAVRAGFSSVMIDGSHLPLEENIRLTQRVVELCHPLGIDVEGELGRIGGTDDDLTVDERLATLARPEDAEKFVSSTGVDALAAAIGSAHGRYKGRPQLDFDRLVAIRRATNTPLVLHGGSGIPDEDVVRAISLGIAKVNINTENQEAFTATVRALLQKNPDVYDPRKYLAPARDAIKETVRAKLRLLGSSHRVLTSV